From Pusillibacter faecalis, one genomic window encodes:
- a CDS encoding sensor histidine kinase, with protein sequence MLRRKISESLTARIFLITAWVLLGAGGVTFGLVALAAPVTYTTVINDDLTRQVDDLLGDLARSSFEDCGPLLDAFIRTTGASAALLGPDGEIAATGSLLAAQSLRENDPTMVGAASECIVTSVDDTAAVAWETGTAEAEGMVSVTMSEQDAMLVDVRFADQQELYSLCVTPRIEAENVAVRALIQMAPWLLLTLLAFSLLCALVYSRYITRPIVRLSGIAGKMAELDFTWECGEERRDEIGKLGRSLDEMSRRLSTALRELENANHALRGEVEQERELDRQRMAFFSAASHELKTPVTILKGQLSGMLEGVDVYRDRDKYLLRSLQVTGRMENLISEMLEISRMETGTAAIRREPVTLSGLLERQLALDAELLEQRGQRLASTLTPGVLVGGDASLLGKAVENLLSNASLYSPQGAEIRVWCGRAEEHPALTIENTGVHISQEALPHLFEAFYREEGSRNRDTGGSGLGLYLARMILERHGAVCTLENTEAGVRATVLFPPF encoded by the coding sequence GCTTGGCGCCGGAGGCGTCACCTTCGGGCTGGTTGCACTGGCCGCGCCAGTTACCTATACCACAGTGATCAACGACGATTTGACGCGGCAGGTAGACGACTTGCTGGGCGATCTGGCGCGATCCTCTTTTGAGGACTGCGGGCCGCTGCTGGATGCGTTTATCCGCACCACTGGGGCGAGCGCTGCATTGTTGGGGCCGGACGGGGAGATCGCCGCCACGGGCTCCCTGCTTGCCGCCCAGTCCCTGCGCGAAAATGACCCGACGATGGTTGGCGCAGCTTCTGAGTGCATTGTGACTTCCGTGGATGATACGGCGGCTGTTGCTTGGGAAACTGGGACGGCAGAAGCGGAGGGCATGGTGAGCGTCACCATGTCTGAACAGGACGCGATGCTGGTCGACGTGCGGTTTGCCGACCAGCAGGAGCTCTACTCCCTCTGCGTCACGCCCCGTATTGAGGCGGAAAATGTGGCGGTACGGGCGTTGATTCAGATGGCGCCATGGCTGCTGCTGACACTGCTGGCGTTTTCCTTGCTGTGTGCGTTGGTCTACTCCCGGTACATCACCCGCCCCATCGTTCGGCTCAGCGGCATTGCCGGCAAGATGGCGGAGCTGGACTTTACCTGGGAGTGCGGGGAGGAGCGCCGGGACGAGATTGGAAAGCTGGGCCGCAGTTTGGATGAGATGTCCCGGCGGCTGTCCACGGCCCTGCGGGAGCTGGAGAACGCCAACCACGCCCTGCGGGGAGAGGTGGAGCAGGAGCGGGAACTGGACCGCCAGCGGATGGCCTTCTTCTCCGCGGCCTCCCACGAGCTGAAAACACCTGTCACCATTTTAAAAGGCCAGCTCTCCGGTATGCTGGAGGGGGTGGACGTGTACCGGGACCGGGACAAGTACCTGCTGCGCTCTCTCCAGGTCACGGGGCGGATGGAGAATTTGATTTCGGAGATGCTGGAGATATCCCGTATGGAGACCGGGACGGCGGCGATCCGCCGGGAGCCTGTAACGCTGTCCGGCCTGTTGGAACGGCAGCTTGCCCTGGACGCGGAATTGCTGGAACAGCGCGGGCAGCGCCTCGCGTCCACCCTGACGCCGGGAGTTCTGGTGGGCGGGGATGCCTCGCTGCTGGGCAAGGCCGTTGAAAATCTGCTTTCCAATGCATCCCTTTATTCCCCGCAGGGCGCGGAGATCCGGGTATGGTGCGGGAGAGCGGAGGAACATCCGGCGCTGACGATAGAAAATACCGGCGTCCATATCAGCCAGGAGGCGCTGCCCCACCTCTTTGAGGCGTTTTACCGGGAGGAGGGCTCCCGGAACCGCGATACCGGAGGCAGCGGCTTGGGGCTTTATCTGGCGCGGATGATTCTGGAGCGGCACGGCGCCGTCTGCACATTGGAGAACACAGAGGCTGGCGTACGGGCAACGGTTCTCTTTCCTCCTTTTTAA
- a CDS encoding zinc ribbon domain-containing protein: METKTAILELRKRRHWSQDELAEKLAVTRQAVSRWENGETVPNTDTLKLMAQIFEVSVDYLLGQPAQLCQSCGMVLRDDGDKGTERDGSTCEEYCAFCYQRGAFVRELTMEELVESNLLFLEEWNRENGLHLTREEARAGLLEFLPTLARWKKCGEEGPSSPLEEPQEQRGRDMNCP; encoded by the coding sequence ATGGAAACGAAAACAGCAATTTTGGAATTGAGGAAGCGGCGGCACTGGTCACAGGATGAATTGGCTGAAAAATTGGCGGTCACTAGGCAGGCTGTTTCCCGCTGGGAAAATGGTGAGACGGTTCCCAACACGGACACGCTGAAATTGATGGCTCAGATATTCGAGGTGTCTGTGGACTACCTGCTGGGGCAGCCTGCACAGCTTTGCCAAAGCTGCGGCATGGTTCTGAGAGATGATGGCGACAAAGGAACCGAGCGCGATGGAAGTACTTGCGAGGAGTACTGTGCCTTCTGTTATCAGCGAGGGGCCTTTGTCCGGGAGCTGACGATGGAGGAATTGGTGGAAAGCAATCTGCTTTTCTTGGAGGAATGGAACCGGGAAAATGGGCTGCATTTGACCAGGGAGGAGGCAAGAGCCGGACTCCTGGAATTTTTGCCAACGCTGGCGAGATGGAAAAAATGCGGAGAGGAAGGGCCTTCGTCTCCGCTGGAAGAGCCGCAGGAGCAAAGAGGGAGAGACATGAACTGTCCCTGA
- a CDS encoding ABC transporter ATP-binding protein → MQMELQNLSMTYPSGKQALHQINLALKAPSLIGLLGPNGAGKSTLMKLLVAALVPTQGRILIDGRPLEQEERQLKARLGYLPQDFGLFDELTVAQFLDYMAALKGLRNAGAAVQKAIQSVNLAEKANARIRTLSGGQRQRVGIAQALLGDPAFLLFDEPTVGLDPEERIHFRNLFSQKAQDRLVLLSTHIIEDVQSVCGQLVVMNHGSILFTGTPEQLIQSAAGHVGVFWEREAVRDPGLHITARVNTGQGIRCRAVADTLPAGAQPAEPTLEDAYLYFISREAAQ, encoded by the coding sequence ATGCAAATGGAACTTCAGAATTTGAGTATGACCTATCCCAGCGGAAAACAGGCGCTGCACCAGATCAATCTTGCGCTGAAGGCCCCCAGTCTGATCGGGCTCCTGGGTCCTAACGGCGCAGGAAAATCCACACTGATGAAGCTGCTGGTGGCCGCACTGGTGCCGACACAGGGACGCATCCTGATAGACGGCCGCCCATTGGAGCAGGAGGAGCGGCAGCTGAAAGCCAGACTCGGCTATCTTCCACAGGACTTCGGGCTGTTTGACGAGCTCACGGTGGCACAGTTCCTGGATTATATGGCGGCCCTGAAAGGGCTGCGCAATGCCGGGGCCGCCGTTCAAAAGGCGATTCAGTCCGTAAACCTAGCGGAGAAAGCCAACGCCAGAATCCGCACCCTGTCCGGAGGCCAGCGCCAGCGGGTGGGGATTGCCCAGGCCCTGCTGGGAGATCCGGCCTTTTTACTGTTTGACGAACCCACGGTGGGCCTGGACCCGGAGGAGCGCATTCACTTTCGGAACCTCTTCTCCCAGAAGGCCCAAGACCGCCTGGTGCTGCTCAGTACGCATATCATTGAGGACGTGCAGTCGGTATGCGGCCAGCTGGTTGTGATGAACCATGGAAGCATTTTGTTCACCGGCACGCCGGAGCAGCTGATCCAGTCCGCCGCGGGGCATGTGGGGGTCTTTTGGGAGCGGGAGGCCGTCCGGGACCCGGGCCTGCACATCACGGCCCGGGTCAACACCGGCCAGGGTATCCGCTGTCGGGCGGTGGCGGATACGCTCCCGGCCGGCGCACAGCCGGCGGAACCCACCTTGGAGGACGCCTACCTCTATTTCATCTCAAGGGAGGCGGCACAGTGA
- a CDS encoding sn-glycerol-1-phosphate dehydrogenase: MKMPKEARELADYLDRPLTCGCGREHYAPLKAVSIRKDAIEDLPAYVKKLGFQHPYLICDLVTYEIAGKRCAEVLSAAGCHAQTQVLTHVGFDEATVGELLIHMPADCDLCVAVGTGAINDMTRFFSHRMGRPFFTVATAAPMDGFASSIAAINVNSLKTTFQAQTPTVILGDTEILKNAPYRMIAAGLGDLLGKFTCLCDWKLSRLINREHYCENIAGLVESCVQNVLKDAGKAKDRDPEVLGKIMEGLVLTGVAMSLYGNSRPASGCEHHMSHYWEMWFEQRGLRPVPHGTQVGVATVLVLKLAEKLRGTKVDFDAARESARSYSPEAWERAIHRAYGPAAEGVIALEEASRKNESAGRLARIDAIQSHWEEITALLAELPGSAEVMELLRSLQSPCLPEEIGVDGRLLRDTLLYAKEVRPRYTLLQMAWDLGVLERLSDDLISNLQH; encoded by the coding sequence ATGAAGATGCCAAAGGAAGCAAGGGAATTGGCCGATTACCTTGATCGGCCTCTCACCTGTGGGTGCGGGAGGGAGCACTACGCCCCCCTGAAGGCTGTGAGCATCCGGAAAGATGCCATTGAGGATCTGCCCGCCTATGTAAAAAAACTGGGCTTTCAGCACCCCTACCTGATCTGCGACCTTGTTACCTATGAGATCGCCGGAAAGCGCTGCGCAGAGGTGCTCTCCGCAGCCGGATGCCATGCGCAGACGCAAGTCCTCACCCACGTCGGCTTTGACGAGGCCACCGTCGGTGAGCTCCTCATCCACATGCCCGCAGACTGCGACCTGTGTGTGGCTGTTGGAACCGGCGCCATCAACGATATGACCCGCTTTTTCAGCCACCGCATGGGCCGGCCCTTTTTCACCGTGGCCACCGCCGCGCCCATGGACGGCTTTGCCTCCTCCATCGCGGCCATCAATGTCAACAGCCTGAAAACCACCTTCCAGGCCCAGACTCCCACCGTCATCCTTGGAGACACCGAGATTTTGAAGAACGCTCCCTACCGCATGATCGCCGCCGGCCTGGGGGACCTTCTGGGAAAGTTCACCTGCCTTTGCGACTGGAAGCTGTCAAGGCTGATCAACCGCGAGCATTACTGCGAAAACATCGCGGGGCTGGTGGAAAGCTGCGTCCAAAACGTTCTGAAAGACGCGGGAAAGGCCAAGGACCGCGATCCGGAGGTCCTTGGCAAGATTATGGAGGGGTTGGTATTAACGGGGGTTGCCATGAGCCTGTATGGGAACTCCAGGCCGGCCTCCGGCTGCGAGCACCATATGTCCCATTACTGGGAGATGTGGTTTGAGCAGCGGGGTCTGCGGCCAGTTCCCCACGGGACTCAGGTGGGCGTGGCCACGGTGCTGGTATTGAAGCTGGCGGAAAAGCTCCGCGGCACGAAGGTGGACTTTGACGCCGCCAGGGAGTCCGCCCGGTCCTATTCCCCGGAGGCATGGGAGCGGGCCATCCACCGTGCATACGGCCCGGCGGCGGAGGGTGTGATTGCCCTGGAGGAGGCGTCGCGGAAGAATGAATCTGCCGGGCGCCTGGCCCGGATCGACGCCATACAGTCCCACTGGGAGGAGATCACGGCTCTGCTGGCGGAGCTGCCTGGCTCCGCCGAGGTGATGGAGCTGCTGCGGTCCCTGCAGTCCCCCTGTCTGCCGGAGGAGATTGGGGTGGACGGGCGGCTTCTCAGAGATACCCTTCTGTACGCCAAGGAGGTCCGCCCGCGCTATACCCTTCTTCAGATGGCCTGGGATCTGGGTGTCCTCGAACGTCTGTCGGACGACCTCATTTCAAATCTCCAACATTAA
- a CDS encoding BadF/BadG/BcrA/BcrD ATPase family protein codes for MPLDYFIAIDGGGTKTDTVLFDETGHILYRDVTTGCNALDIGRDQVKQLLLETIYRVSSRIECEITSIFGGIAGNCHSHGALYQFLRPRVAARSFAICDDTYSVISSVLGHRDGCGLVAGTGSSLFVRAGSKGCIHIGGWGYLIDTGGSGYDLGRDAIYMALRSVDGRGRKTVLNHLLEKELGCRVEDAISGIYAGGRPYIASLAHNVFEGRRMGDSVCGEIFDRGVQHLSELVETASQYYSGEYPVVLGGGLFSAYPEYVEALQRQVPAQARLLTTNMPVVYGAAVEALWSAGYPASEAFQRQFLLDYQNCEA; via the coding sequence ATTCCACTGGATTATTTCATTGCAATTGACGGCGGAGGAACCAAGACCGATACCGTTCTCTTTGATGAGACGGGACATATCCTCTATCGTGATGTTACAACAGGCTGCAATGCTCTGGACATTGGCCGGGATCAGGTCAAACAGCTTCTTTTGGAGACCATTTACCGAGTTTCAAGCCGCATTGAGTGTGAGATTACATCCATCTTTGGCGGCATTGCGGGAAATTGTCACAGCCATGGAGCGCTTTACCAATTCCTAAGGCCCCGAGTGGCTGCAAGAAGCTTTGCAATCTGTGACGACACATACAGCGTTATCTCCAGTGTCCTTGGGCACCGGGACGGCTGCGGCTTGGTGGCCGGAACCGGCTCGTCACTCTTTGTGCGCGCTGGCAGCAAGGGGTGCATCCACATCGGCGGCTGGGGGTATCTCATTGACACTGGGGGCAGCGGCTACGACCTTGGGCGGGATGCTATATATATGGCGCTGCGGTCTGTAGATGGCCGCGGCAGGAAAACCGTACTCAATCATCTTTTGGAAAAAGAGCTCGGCTGCCGAGTGGAGGACGCTATTTCCGGAATTTATGCTGGGGGCCGCCCTTACATCGCATCTTTGGCGCACAATGTGTTTGAGGGGCGGCGTATGGGAGATTCTGTCTGCGGGGAGATTTTTGACCGCGGCGTGCAGCACCTCTCGGAGTTAGTAGAAACTGCCTCGCAATATTATTCGGGAGAATATCCAGTCGTGTTGGGTGGAGGGCTTTTTTCCGCATATCCGGAATATGTGGAAGCGCTTCAAAGGCAGGTCCCTGCCCAAGCCCGTCTGCTGACGACCAATATGCCGGTGGTCTATGGTGCGGCTGTTGAGGCCCTTTGGAGCGCGGGATACCCGGCTTCTGAAGCCTTTCAGCGGCAGTTCCTTTTGGATTATCAGAACTGCGAGGCCTAG
- a CDS encoding sulfatase-like hydrolase/transferase: MSDKKQKKAPNILFLLTDDQRYGTIGALGNPEIQTPNMDRLVRNGTAFLQAHIPGGTASAVCMPSRAMINSGRTLFHLEESGRNIPPHDITLGQCFLNGGYHCVEIGKWHNGVESFSRSFDDGKHIFFGGMWDHWNVPVNDFKPDGAYNQEIHFTPNFSASSDAVLVRAEKIHAGVHSTDLFSGAAVEYLRGYSDEKPFFMYLSFLAPHDPRTMPEQFRSMYDPEKITLPPNYLEMPVVNCGWSNKGRDENTEAYPRRPEAIRQHIADYYAMISHIDWCIGHILDVLEERGILDDTIIVLTGDNGLAVGQHGLMGKQNIYEHSVRVPLVLCGPGIPKGETREQYVYLLDIYPTLCQLCGLEVPASVEGISFAPTFSDPDYVTRPELYLAFQSRIRGVMDGRYKLVEYRTEDLKLTQLFDLEQDPWERNNFYDIPGYEDITSRLRSRLFALRDAWDDESTLFGRQFWEQWRRYDEAALHGVPKPKGANMANQIKDWGTDSK; this comes from the coding sequence ATGTCTGATAAAAAGCAGAAAAAAGCACCGAATATTCTCTTCTTACTAACGGATGATCAACGGTACGGCACCATTGGAGCCTTGGGAAATCCGGAAATCCAGACGCCGAACATGGACCGGCTGGTTCGGAACGGCACTGCATTTTTACAGGCTCACATTCCGGGCGGCACCGCCTCCGCGGTCTGTATGCCCAGCAGGGCCATGATCAACAGCGGCAGGACGCTCTTTCACCTGGAGGAGAGCGGCCGCAATATTCCTCCCCACGATATCACCCTGGGCCAGTGTTTTCTAAACGGCGGCTATCACTGCGTCGAAATCGGCAAGTGGCACAACGGAGTCGAGAGCTTTTCCCGCAGCTTTGACGATGGAAAACACATTTTCTTCGGCGGCATGTGGGACCACTGGAATGTGCCGGTGAACGATTTCAAACCCGATGGTGCTTACAACCAGGAAATTCATTTCACCCCAAACTTTTCCGCCAGCAGTGACGCGGTTTTGGTCCGTGCAGAGAAAATTCATGCAGGCGTCCACTCCACGGACCTCTTTTCCGGCGCGGCAGTGGAATATCTGCGGGGCTATTCTGATGAAAAGCCTTTTTTCATGTACCTTTCCTTCCTGGCGCCCCACGACCCCAGAACCATGCCAGAACAGTTCCGCAGTATGTATGACCCAGAAAAAATTACCCTGCCGCCTAACTATCTGGAGATGCCGGTGGTAAACTGCGGCTGGTCAAACAAGGGGCGCGATGAAAATACCGAGGCGTATCCCCGGCGGCCGGAGGCAATCCGCCAGCATATTGCGGACTATTATGCCATGATCAGTCATATTGACTGGTGTATTGGACACATTTTGGATGTGCTGGAGGAGCGGGGGATTCTGGACGATACCATCATTGTTCTGACAGGCGATAACGGTCTGGCAGTGGGGCAGCACGGCCTGATGGGGAAGCAAAACATTTACGAGCACAGTGTCCGTGTCCCGCTGGTCCTATGCGGCCCGGGGATTCCCAAGGGAGAGACACGAGAGCAATATGTGTATCTGTTGGACATCTATCCAACCCTCTGTCAGCTATGCGGCCTGGAAGTCCCCGCCTCCGTGGAGGGGATCAGCTTTGCTCCCACATTTTCCGACCCCGACTATGTCACGAGACCAGAGCTGTATTTGGCGTTCCAGTCCAGAATTCGAGGGGTCATGGACGGACGCTATAAGCTGGTGGAATACCGGACAGAAGATTTGAAGCTGACGCAGTTATTTGATCTGGAGCAGGACCCCTGGGAGAGAAATAATTTCTACGACATCCCCGGCTATGAGGATATTACCTCCCGTCTGCGCAGTCGTCTGTTTGCCCTGAGAGATGCGTGGGATGACGAGTCCACCCTGTTTGGGCGGCAATTTTGGGAGCAGTGGCGTCGCTATGACGAGGCCGCCCTGCATGGAGTCCCCAAGCCCAAGGGTGCGAACATGGCAAACCAAATCAAAGACTGGGGTACGGATTCAAAGTGA
- a CDS encoding ABC transporter ATP-binding protein, protein MSEQIKVRVEHLTKSFGNLLVLDDISFDVKEGEFLCIVGPTGCGKTTFLNSLTKLYSIDQGRITLNGEAINPRRQNIAYIFQEYSTMEWLTVEENIGYGLRIKHIDKAEIQRRVQDVMEMVGLTKYARFYPGQLSASMLQRVVIARAFAVQPELLLMDEPYGQLDLQLKYHLEDELIRLWQKTHTTVIFITHNIEEAVYLSDRILVLTNKPTKIKQSLSNDLPRPRKVSEPEFIKLRNEVTDLIKWW, encoded by the coding sequence ATGTCTGAACAAATCAAAGTCCGTGTGGAGCATTTGACGAAAAGCTTCGGGAATCTCCTGGTGCTGGATGATATCTCCTTCGATGTCAAGGAGGGCGAGTTTCTCTGCATCGTAGGGCCGACAGGCTGCGGCAAGACGACCTTCCTCAACAGTCTGACCAAGCTCTACAGCATTGATCAGGGCCGCATCACACTAAACGGAGAGGCCATCAACCCCAGAAGGCAAAATATTGCCTATATCTTTCAGGAGTACTCCACCATGGAGTGGCTGACGGTGGAGGAAAACATCGGATACGGCCTTCGCATCAAGCACATAGACAAGGCGGAAATCCAGCGGCGTGTGCAGGATGTGATGGAAATGGTGGGGCTGACCAAGTACGCCCGATTTTATCCGGGCCAGCTCTCTGCCAGCATGCTTCAGCGAGTGGTCATTGCCCGTGCTTTCGCTGTACAGCCGGAGCTGCTTTTGATGGATGAGCCTTATGGCCAGCTGGACCTGCAGCTGAAATACCACCTGGAGGATGAGCTGATCCGTCTGTGGCAGAAGACGCATACCACCGTTATCTTTATCACGCATAACATTGAAGAGGCTGTCTACCTCTCTGACCGCATTCTGGTACTGACCAACAAGCCCACAAAAATCAAGCAATCACTCTCCAATGATCTCCCCCGCCCCAGAAAGGTCTCAGAACCGGAGTTTATCAAGCTGCGCAACGAGGTTACAGACTTGATCAAATGGTGGTAA
- a CDS encoding ABC transporter ATP-binding protein — MMDEKRRAVIECRHVSKTFYALSGDHLVVDDLNFNVYENEFVVLFGPGQCGKSTILNLISGLEPPTGGEILVSGERVDGPSPKRGMVYQTTNLFMWFTVMQNVEFGPKMQGVPKKERRERAQKYIDLVGLNGFEHQFPVRLSGGMQQRVGIARAYTNEPELICMDEPFGHLDAQTRYLMEEEVERISASERRTVVFVTNNAEEAIYLADRIILLHNCPTSVHKEYTVDLPRPRDYTSPAFLALREQITAEMDKTL, encoded by the coding sequence GTTTTATGCTCTGTCCGGCGATCATCTGGTGGTGGATGATTTGAATTTCAACGTCTATGAAAATGAGTTTGTGGTGCTGTTTGGCCCCGGGCAGTGTGGAAAATCCACCATTCTCAATCTGATCAGCGGCCTGGAACCTCCAACGGGAGGAGAAATTCTCGTCTCCGGTGAAAGGGTAGATGGCCCCTCTCCCAAACGCGGCATGGTCTATCAGACCACCAACCTCTTCATGTGGTTTACTGTCATGCAGAATGTGGAGTTCGGTCCCAAAATGCAGGGCGTCCCCAAAAAAGAGCGCCGGGAGCGGGCACAGAAGTATATTGATCTCGTGGGACTGAACGGCTTTGAGCATCAATTTCCAGTCAGGCTGTCCGGAGGCATGCAGCAACGGGTTGGAATTGCCCGGGCATACACCAATGAGCCGGAGCTGATCTGCATGGACGAGCCCTTCGGGCATCTGGATGCCCAGACACGCTATCTTATGGAGGAGGAAGTGGAACGCATCAGCGCCAGCGAGCGCCGCACCGTAGTGTTTGTCACCAACAACGCTGAGGAGGCGATTTATCTGGCGGACAGAATTATTCTGCTGCATAACTGTCCCACATCTGTACACAAGGAGTACACGGTAGACCTGCCAAGACCCAGGGACTATACCTCCCCGGCATTCCTGGCGCTGCGGGAGCAGATCACCGCAGAGATGGACAAGACCCTGTGA